A genomic region of Nostoc sp. UHCC 0702 contains the following coding sequences:
- a CDS encoding NAD(P)-binding domain-containing protein, with translation MGDTAEKHLVIGAGFVGLGMAGALKAADIPYDQVDASDNIGGNWYHGVYETAHIISSRKITQFTHFPMPDDYPDFPSAQNMRDYLNAFADRFDLRENIQLNRTVSYVRPVENNLWEVSFADGEQRIYKGVLICNGHHWCKRFPKFEGKFNGEIIHSKDYKHPDQLRGKRVLVIGAGNSACDIAAEAARVSAKSVLSMRESVWFIPKTFAGIPFADLIKWWMPQWFQRLMAYGIIRLTFGTHNNYGLSQPNHRVFDKHPTLNNEVPYYIKHGRIIPKPAVRRFDGWEVEFVDGSGEAFDLIVCATGYYVAYPFLPLELQRVEGAVVKCYGGSFFDDYKGLYFIGWGQARGGVGSLVAASGSLFTRFLKLQDEINVPIGLVLKEIGQQLPKTHLADPQQIFRQSKLANLLFHWLVRKAYQVDRQYPNFNNSPLPPLQSIQQIQPLVR, from the coding sequence ATGGGCGATACCGCTGAGAAACATCTGGTTATTGGGGCTGGTTTTGTCGGATTGGGTATGGCTGGGGCACTCAAAGCTGCTGATATCCCATATGATCAAGTTGATGCCAGTGATAATATTGGCGGAAATTGGTATCACGGCGTTTACGAAACTGCACACATTATTTCGTCACGCAAGATTACCCAATTTACTCATTTCCCCATGCCAGATGATTATCCCGACTTTCCCAGCGCCCAGAACATGCGGGATTATTTAAACGCCTTTGCCGATCGCTTTGATTTGCGAGAAAATATTCAACTAAATCGTACAGTGAGTTATGTACGACCAGTTGAAAACAATCTTTGGGAAGTGTCCTTTGCTGATGGAGAACAGCGAATCTATAAAGGTGTGCTGATATGCAATGGCCATCACTGGTGCAAACGTTTTCCCAAATTTGAGGGAAAATTCAACGGCGAAATCATCCATTCTAAAGATTATAAGCATCCAGACCAATTGCGTGGAAAACGAGTTTTGGTAATTGGTGCCGGTAACTCAGCTTGTGATATCGCCGCTGAAGCAGCCCGCGTCAGTGCTAAATCTGTTCTAAGTATGCGCGAATCAGTATGGTTTATCCCCAAAACATTTGCTGGGATTCCATTTGCTGACTTAATTAAATGGTGGATGCCACAATGGTTTCAGCGACTCATGGCTTATGGAATTATACGCCTAACCTTTGGTACACACAACAATTATGGTCTATCCCAACCCAACCATCGAGTTTTTGACAAGCATCCGACTCTGAATAATGAAGTACCCTACTACATCAAACATGGACGAATCATTCCCAAACCCGCTGTACGTCGGTTTGATGGTTGGGAAGTTGAATTTGTTGATGGTAGTGGAGAAGCATTTGATCTAATCGTTTGTGCTACAGGTTATTATGTCGCTTATCCCTTCCTACCTCTAGAACTTCAGCGTGTTGAAGGAGCAGTGGTTAAATGCTATGGCGGCTCTTTTTTTGATGATTACAAGGGACTTTATTTCATCGGTTGGGGACAGGCAAGAGGCGGAGTCGGTTCACTAGTTGCAGCTTCCGGTTCGCTATTCACCCGTTTTCTGAAACTTCAGGATGAAATCAATGTGCCTATTGGTCTAGTCCTCAAAGAAATAGGACAACAGTTACCAAAAACCCATCTGGCAGATCCTCAGCAGATTTTTAGGCAATCAAAGCTCGCCAATCTTTTATTTCACTGGCTTGTTAGAAAAGCATACCAGGTTGATCGTCAATATCCCAACTTTAATAACAGCCCACTCCCTCCTTTGCAAAGTATTCAGCAAATTCAGCCTTTGGTGAGATAA
- a CDS encoding GNAT family N-acetyltransferase produces MKNVIIKVVDLAEEFAAIQAIRISVFHDEQGVDLALEFDGQDEISQHLIAYLDDQAVGTARIRYLDDQTAKIERLAVLSMARGQGIGNKIMEKALLVIASQNISEVVVHTQEYIKNLYEKLGFIAVGEIFDEVGIPHREMRKKLSIHS; encoded by the coding sequence ATGAAAAATGTGATTATTAAAGTTGTGGATTTGGCTGAAGAATTTGCTGCAATTCAAGCAATTAGAATATCAGTATTCCACGATGAACAAGGGGTAGATTTGGCTTTAGAGTTTGATGGGCAAGATGAAATATCCCAGCATTTAATTGCTTATTTGGATGATCAAGCTGTGGGTACTGCCAGAATTAGATATTTGGACGATCAAACTGCTAAGATAGAAAGGCTTGCAGTTTTATCTATGGCTAGAGGGCAGGGTATTGGTAATAAAATTATGGAAAAGGCACTCTTAGTTATAGCTAGTCAAAATATTTCAGAAGTAGTCGTTCATACTCAAGAATATATCAAAAATTTGTATGAAAAATTAGGTTTTATAGCAGTAGGAGAAATATTTGATGAAGTTGGTATTCCTCATAGGGAAATGAGGAAAAAATTATCAATTCATAGTTAA
- a CDS encoding cobalamin-binding protein gives MTNTSVRIVSLIPGGTEILARLGLASAIVGRSHECDYPPEIQNRPICTEARLDSNAPSGDIHDEVNNLLQSALSIYQIKTDVLEELQPTHIITQDQCDVCAVSFHEVEKAVASLIHSSPQIISLQPNVLQDIWTDIERVGNIFDVDSVKILENLEARVKICQQRIQGLSLTELPAVACIEWTDPLMTAANWIPELVNLAGGQELFSGIGKPSPHLEWETLIVSNPDVIIFMPCGFDLNRTRTEAQVLTQRPEWQKLHATQTGRVYITDGNSYFNRPGPRLVDSLEILAEILHPEIFEYGYKGTAWEVL, from the coding sequence ATGACAAATACTAGTGTGAGAATTGTTTCTTTGATTCCCGGTGGAACGGAAATTCTAGCTAGACTTGGATTGGCTAGTGCTATTGTCGGGCGATCGCACGAATGTGACTACCCCCCAGAGATCCAAAATCGCCCCATTTGTACCGAAGCACGCTTGGACTCCAATGCTCCCAGTGGCGATATTCACGATGAAGTAAACAATTTATTACAATCTGCTCTTAGTATCTATCAAATCAAAACAGATGTTTTAGAGGAATTACAGCCTACCCACATTATCACTCAAGACCAGTGTGATGTCTGTGCTGTCAGTTTCCATGAAGTCGAAAAAGCAGTTGCTAGCCTCATCCATAGTTCACCACAGATTATTTCTTTACAACCGAATGTTCTTCAAGATATTTGGACTGATATTGAGCGAGTAGGCAACATCTTCGATGTAGACTCAGTAAAAATACTAGAAAACTTAGAAGCTCGTGTCAAAATTTGCCAGCAAAGAATCCAAGGACTGAGTTTAACAGAACTTCCCGCAGTCGCCTGCATTGAGTGGACTGATCCTTTGATGACCGCTGCAAATTGGATTCCCGAATTAGTTAACTTAGCCGGCGGACAGGAACTATTTAGCGGTATAGGAAAGCCTTCTCCTCATTTGGAGTGGGAAACATTAATAGTTAGCAATCCAGATGTGATTATTTTTATGCCTTGTGGCTTTGATTTAAATCGCACTCGCACTGAAGCCCAGGTTTTAACTCAACGTCCAGAGTGGCAAAAACTCCACGCTACTCAAACTGGAAGAGTCTACATTACTGATGGAAATTCTTACTTCAACCGTCCAGGGCCGCGACTAGTGGATTCTTTGGAAATTTTGGCAGAAATTTTGCATCCTGAGATTTTTGAATATGGCTATAAAGGAACAGCCTGGGAAGTTTTGTAA
- a CDS encoding SDR family NAD(P)-dependent oxidoreductase: MTQLDKAVVLITGAAGGFGQELTRQLLEAGSRLILTDLDEAVLRERVAVIQRQVSTGEILAYLAIDLSTREGCEILYRQVKALNIPIDILINNAGIAVFGRMDEIPNEKWELLMQINLLTPMRLSALFATDMIARQQGHIVNISSLAGWWASPGLTHYSASKFGLRGFSEGFFHEVKDYNVKVTAVYPFFSRTPILQCERFGSLGKNSHDFAEHVATDPTKVMRATIQGIIHNKLHVFPDATAKNAHLLKRYFPQIVNSINNALVRRLKGGQGK, from the coding sequence ATGACCCAGTTAGACAAAGCAGTTGTGCTAATTACTGGTGCTGCTGGTGGGTTTGGGCAAGAACTGACTCGACAGTTGTTAGAAGCTGGTAGCCGACTGATTTTAACCGATTTGGATGAAGCTGTTTTGCGTGAACGAGTTGCAGTCATTCAGCGCCAAGTTTCTACAGGTGAGATACTCGCTTACCTGGCTATTGATCTCTCTACCCGTGAAGGATGTGAAATCCTTTATCGTCAGGTGAAAGCACTCAATATTCCCATCGATATTTTGATTAACAATGCTGGAATTGCAGTTTTTGGTCGCATGGACGAAATTCCCAACGAAAAATGGGAACTTCTGATGCAGATTAACCTGCTAACTCCGATGCGGTTAAGTGCTTTATTTGCTACTGATATGATTGCCCGTCAACAAGGTCACATTGTTAACATTTCATCGCTAGCAGGCTGGTGGGCATCGCCTGGATTAACTCATTACTCAGCTAGCAAATTTGGTTTGCGTGGGTTCAGTGAAGGATTTTTCCATGAAGTAAAAGATTACAATGTAAAGGTGACGGCTGTTTATCCCTTTTTTAGCCGTACCCCAATTCTGCAATGCGAACGATTTGGAAGTTTAGGCAAGAATAGCCACGACTTTGCAGAACATGTGGCAACCGACCCGACTAAGGTCATGCGGGCCACCATTCAAGGAATTATTCACAATAAATTGCATGTTTTTCCCGATGCTACAGCTAAAAATGCCCATCTTCTCAAACGATATTTTCCTCAAATAGTGAACTCGATTAATAATGCATTAGTTAGGAGGTTGAAAGGTGGTCAAGGAAAGTAA
- a CDS encoding peptidase M4 family protein yields the protein MTRNRKKSSGFQCEHLPLNRCPICCIVPPHILENVAVNGNPQQRSWAFHTLNVSAQLRGRRDVVGSVSFAPSPGEKRRTIYDAKNSQQLPGTLIRSEGSPPSSDEAVNEAYDAAGATYDLFYELFDRNSIDDRGLRLDSTVHFGVKYENAFWNGDQMVYGDGDGELFQRFTKSIDVIGHELTHGITQYEAGLQYYGEPGALNESFSDVFGSLVKQKVKNQTAQEADWIIGEGLLAPNVNGVGIRSMKAPGTAYDDRVMGKDPQPAHVRDKYTGQEDNAGVHINSGIPNHAFYLAAVEIGGYAWEKAGKIWYVALRDRLRAKSDFKKAASVTIKIAGELYGDGSNEYKAVQNAWQKVGVI from the coding sequence ATGACTCGAAATAGAAAAAAATCGTCTGGATTTCAGTGTGAGCATCTACCGCTCAACAGATGCCCGATCTGTTGTATCGTGCCGCCCCACATACTTGAAAATGTCGCCGTGAATGGCAACCCCCAGCAGCGTAGTTGGGCTTTTCATACATTAAATGTTTCTGCACAGCTTCGGGGACGCAGAGACGTTGTAGGTAGTGTCTCGTTTGCCCCTTCTCCTGGTGAGAAACGCCGCACTATTTACGATGCCAAAAATAGCCAGCAACTACCTGGCACACTGATACGTAGCGAGGGAAGTCCCCCCAGCAGTGACGAAGCAGTGAATGAAGCCTACGATGCTGCTGGTGCTACTTATGATTTGTTTTATGAGCTATTCGATCGCAACTCTATTGATGATAGAGGACTGCGTTTAGACTCCACTGTACATTTTGGTGTCAAATATGAGAACGCCTTTTGGAACGGCGACCAAATGGTTTATGGAGATGGCGACGGAGAACTGTTCCAGCGCTTCACCAAATCAATTGATGTGATTGGCCATGAGTTAACTCATGGTATAACTCAGTACGAAGCTGGTCTACAGTATTATGGTGAACCTGGGGCATTAAATGAGTCGTTTTCTGATGTCTTCGGTTCTTTGGTAAAACAGAAGGTAAAAAATCAGACAGCACAAGAAGCTGACTGGATCATTGGAGAAGGTCTTTTAGCGCCAAATGTTAACGGTGTTGGCATCCGTTCCATGAAAGCACCAGGAACAGCTTATGATGACCGTGTAATGGGTAAAGACCCCCAACCGGCTCATGTGAGAGATAAATATACTGGTCAGGAAGATAACGCTGGAGTACACATTAATTCAGGTATACCTAACCATGCTTTTTATCTAGCGGCAGTTGAGATTGGTGGCTATGCTTGGGAGAAAGCTGGTAAAATATGGTACGTAGCTTTGCGCGATCGCCTGCGTGCCAAGTCAGATTTTAAAAAAGCTGCTAGCGTCACTATTAAAATTGCTGGCGAATTGTACGGCGATGGGAGTAATGAGTACAAAGCTGTCCAGAATGCTTGGCAAAAGGTAGGAGTCATTTAG
- the pruA gene encoding L-glutamate gamma-semialdehyde dehydrogenase, whose product MVLQVKTSTYEAKTQEIAKQLLAATQENRSFFANLRDQMRWDDKLLAWAMSNPGLRVQLFRFIDTLPALRSKPEIAAHLQEYLGDESVELPAALKGILNYANPDSMPAQVAATTVDTAVETLAHKYISGENIKQVIKTVERLRKEKMAFTIDLLGEAVITEAEAQSYLERYVELMQQLVEASKNWATIPAIDEADGEVIPKVQVSVKLTAFYSQFDPLDAKGSEERVSDRIRILLRRAKELGASVHFDMEQYAYKDLILNILKKLLLEDEFRQRTDIGITIQAYLRDSSEDAKDVIAWLKQRGYPLTIRLVKGAYWDQETIKAAQKHWPQPVYNDKAASDANFEAITQLLLENHQYVYAAIGSHNVRSQARAIAIAESLNVPRRAFEMQVLYGMGDKLAKALVDRGYRVRVYCPYGELLPGMAYLIRRLLENTANSSFLRQNLENRPVEELIAMPDIDLPHAKAQRRKDEGAGFVGVADTDYAEEEERKVADEAFVSVRREFGRRYLPLINGEYVQTQVSVDSVNPSRFSEVIGKVGLISVEQAQQAMQAAKAAFPGWRKTPVKERALVLRKAAELMEERRAELSAWIVLEVGKPVKEADAEVSEAIDFCRYYADEMERLDLGVIYDVAGETNRYIYQPRGIAVVISPWNFPLAIACGMTVAALVSGNCTLLKPAETSSVIAAKFTEILVDAGIPKGVFQYVPGKGSQVGAYLVNHPDTHVIAFTGSQEVGCRIFAEAATLKPGQRHMKRVIAEMGGKNAIIVDESADLDQAVVGVVQSAFGYSGQKCSACSRAIVLQPIYDAFVRRLVEATKSLNIGEAELPSTQVGPVIDANARDRIREYIEKGKAEAELALELPAPEQGYFIGPVIFSEVPPNGIIAQQEIFGPVLAVTKVKDFASALAVANGTNYALTGGLYSRTPSHIQQAQEEFEVGNLYINRTITGAIVARQPFGGFKLSGVGSKAGGPDYLLQFLEPRTVTENIQRQGFAPIDGAD is encoded by the coding sequence GTGGTATTACAAGTAAAAACAAGCACCTACGAAGCTAAAACTCAAGAAATTGCTAAACAACTTCTAGCAGCAACTCAAGAAAATCGCTCTTTTTTTGCTAACTTGCGCGATCAAATGCGTTGGGATGATAAATTACTCGCTTGGGCAATGAGTAATCCGGGTTTGCGGGTGCAATTATTTCGCTTTATTGACACTCTACCAGCGTTACGCAGTAAACCGGAAATTGCCGCCCATTTACAAGAATATTTGGGTGATGAGTCAGTAGAATTACCAGCAGCTTTGAAGGGAATACTCAACTATGCTAACCCTGATTCAATGCCGGCACAAGTTGCTGCTACAACCGTAGATACAGCTGTTGAAACATTAGCTCATAAATATATTTCTGGAGAAAATATTAAACAAGTCATCAAGACAGTTGAACGGCTGCGAAAAGAAAAAATGGCTTTCACCATCGATTTACTGGGTGAGGCGGTGATTACTGAAGCAGAGGCGCAGTCTTATCTGGAACGCTATGTAGAATTGATGCAACAATTGGTAGAAGCATCGAAGAATTGGGCAACAATTCCCGCTATTGATGAGGCTGATGGAGAGGTAATACCAAAAGTCCAGGTTTCTGTAAAGTTAACGGCGTTTTACTCTCAATTTGACCCTCTAGATGCTAAAGGTAGTGAGGAGCGAGTTAGCGATCGCATTCGTATTCTTTTACGTCGTGCTAAGGAATTAGGCGCATCTGTGCATTTTGATATGGAACAGTATGCGTATAAGGATTTAATTCTGAATATTCTCAAAAAATTGTTGCTGGAAGATGAGTTTAGGCAACGTACAGATATTGGCATCACAATTCAAGCATATCTACGCGATAGCTCAGAAGATGCTAAGGATGTAATTGCTTGGTTGAAACAGCGCGGTTATCCTCTGACTATCCGTTTGGTGAAAGGCGCATATTGGGATCAGGAAACTATTAAGGCTGCACAAAAACATTGGCCACAACCGGTTTATAACGATAAAGCGGCAAGTGATGCTAATTTTGAAGCGATTACTCAGTTGTTGTTGGAAAATCATCAATATGTGTATGCTGCTATTGGTAGTCATAATGTGCGATCGCAAGCGCGTGCTATCGCTATAGCTGAAAGTTTAAATGTCCCTCGCCGTGCTTTTGAAATGCAGGTGCTTTACGGGATGGGGGATAAGTTGGCGAAGGCTTTGGTTGATCGGGGTTATCGGGTAAGGGTTTACTGTCCTTATGGGGAGTTGCTTCCAGGGATGGCTTATCTGATTCGGCGGTTGTTGGAAAATACTGCTAATAGTTCTTTTTTACGGCAAAATCTGGAAAATCGGCCTGTTGAGGAGTTGATTGCGATGCCGGATATTGATCTACCTCACGCAAAGGCGCAAAGGCGCAAAGATGAAGGCGCAGGGTTTGTTGGTGTGGCGGATACGGATTATGCAGAGGAGGAGGAGAGGAAGGTGGCTGATGAGGCTTTTGTGTCTGTTCGTCGGGAGTTTGGGAGAAGGTATTTGCCTTTGATTAATGGGGAGTATGTCCAGACGCAGGTGAGTGTTGATTCTGTGAATCCTTCTCGTTTTAGTGAGGTGATTGGGAAGGTTGGGTTGATTAGTGTTGAACAAGCACAACAGGCGATGCAGGCTGCTAAGGCGGCTTTTCCTGGTTGGCGGAAAACGCCGGTGAAGGAACGCGCCCTGGTGTTGCGGAAGGCTGCTGAGTTGATGGAAGAACGCCGGGCTGAACTTTCTGCTTGGATTGTTTTGGAAGTCGGGAAGCCGGTGAAGGAAGCTGATGCTGAGGTTTCTGAGGCGATAGATTTCTGCCGTTACTATGCTGATGAGATGGAACGGTTGGATTTGGGTGTAATTTATGACGTGGCGGGGGAGACGAATCGTTATATTTACCAGCCACGGGGAATTGCTGTGGTGATTTCTCCTTGGAATTTTCCTCTAGCGATCGCTTGCGGAATGACTGTGGCAGCGCTGGTCTCTGGCAATTGTACTCTGCTTAAACCTGCTGAAACTTCTTCGGTAATTGCGGCGAAATTTACGGAAATTTTGGTAGACGCTGGCATTCCTAAAGGTGTTTTTCAATACGTGCCTGGTAAGGGTTCGCAAGTCGGTGCTTATTTGGTAAATCACCCTGATACTCATGTGATTGCTTTTACTGGTTCTCAGGAAGTTGGTTGTCGGATTTTTGCGGAAGCTGCAACGCTAAAACCAGGGCAAAGGCATATGAAGCGGGTGATTGCAGAAATGGGGGGGAAGAATGCCATCATCGTCGATGAAAGTGCTGATTTAGACCAAGCTGTTGTGGGTGTGGTGCAGTCAGCATTTGGTTACAGTGGACAAAAATGTTCTGCTTGTTCGCGGGCGATTGTGTTGCAACCGATTTATGATGCTTTTGTGCGGCGATTGGTGGAAGCGACAAAATCACTCAATATTGGCGAGGCGGAGTTACCTAGTACTCAAGTCGGCCCGGTGATAGATGCTAATGCCCGCGATCGCATCCGCGAGTATATTGAGAAGGGTAAGGCAGAAGCAGAATTGGCGTTGGAGTTACCAGCACCAGAACAAGGTTATTTTATCGGGCCTGTGATCTTTAGTGAGGTGCCACCAAATGGCATAATTGCCCAGCAAGAAATTTTTGGCCCTGTACTGGCGGTGACAAAGGTAAAGGATTTTGCGTCAGCTTTAGCAGTCGCTAACGGAACTAATTACGCTTTAACTGGGGGACTTTACTCCAGAACGCCTTCTCACATTCAGCAAGCACAGGAAGAGTTTGAAGTCGGGAATTTGTACATTAACCGCACCATCACAGGTGCTATTGTCGCACGACAACCTTTTGGTGGATTCAAACTTTCTGGTGTTGGTTCTAAGGCAGGAGGCCCTGATTATCTGCTACAGTTTTTGGAACCGCGCACGGTGACGGAGAATATTCAGCGTCAAGGTTTTGCACCAATTGACGGTGCAGATTAA
- a CDS encoding transposase: MRTLKFKLYSHKRNRYLLRSINAAGVIYNHCIALHKRYYRMWGKHLNCARLQKHIAKLRKHNPFWQLIGSQAVQDICQRIDKAYQLFFKHHKKGVRPPGFKKVKKYKSFTLKQAGYKFLVGNRVKIGSRVYQYSKSREIEGTIKTLTIKRTALGELFMVIVVDGYSTPQVTSETGKIAGFDFGLKTFLTCSEGFGIESPLFLKASLNTLRIASKQHSTKHKGSGNREQARKHLVRCHESIANRRRDWFWKLAHKLTDQFDVLCFETLNLQGMQRLWGRKIGDLALFDFLQILEWVAKKKGKGIIYIHPWYPSTKTCSCCGHVLDELDLSVRRWRCPSCHSINDRDTNASVNIKRVGSSTLGLEDVRQPLAAILV, translated from the coding sequence ATGAGAACCCTGAAGTTTAAACTCTACAGTCACAAGCGTAATAGATATCTCTTGCGGTCAATCAATGCCGCAGGAGTTATCTATAACCACTGTATTGCTCTGCACAAACGGTACTATCGGATGTGGGGCAAGCACTTGAACTGTGCGCGACTTCAGAAACATATTGCCAAGCTGCGTAAGCACAATCCGTTTTGGCAATTGATAGGCTCTCAAGCTGTACAAGACATCTGTCAGCGAATTGATAAAGCTTACCAGTTGTTTTTTAAACATCACAAAAAAGGAGTCAGACCACCAGGATTTAAGAAGGTCAAGAAATATAAGTCATTCACCCTCAAGCAAGCTGGATACAAGTTCTTGGTCGGGAATCGAGTCAAAATAGGCAGTCGGGTTTATCAATACTCTAAATCTAGAGAGATAGAGGGAACAATCAAGACACTAACCATCAAGCGCACGGCATTAGGTGAGCTATTTATGGTTATAGTCGTTGACGGGTATTCAACACCGCAAGTCACATCCGAGACAGGTAAAATAGCTGGTTTTGATTTCGGGTTGAAAACGTTTCTCACTTGTTCTGAAGGGTTTGGTATTGAGTCACCCTTGTTCCTCAAAGCTTCCCTCAACACCCTAAGGATTGCGTCTAAGCAACATTCCACAAAGCACAAAGGGTCAGGTAATCGAGAGCAAGCCAGAAAGCATTTAGTTCGTTGTCATGAATCCATTGCTAATCGTAGGCGTGACTGGTTTTGGAAGTTGGCGCACAAATTGACCGACCAATTTGATGTGTTGTGCTTTGAGACTCTAAACCTTCAAGGGATGCAGCGTCTTTGGGGTAGAAAGATTGGTGATTTAGCGCTCTTTGACTTCTTGCAAATCCTAGAGTGGGTAGCCAAGAAAAAGGGCAAGGGAATCATCTACATTCACCCGTGGTATCCCTCCACCAAGACCTGTTCGTGCTGTGGTCACGTCCTAGATGAATTAGACCTTTCGGTTAGACGTTGGCGTTGCCCGTCTTGTCATTCAATTAATGACCGGGACACCAACGCTTCGGTAAATATCAAAAGGGTTGGGAGTTCAACCCTAGGCCTAGAGGATGTTAGACAGCCCTTGGCTGCAATCCTTGTCTGA
- a CDS encoding PAS domain S-box protein, with amino-acid sequence MQGQVVFNQERQTQVMLVKDITEHKQAQEALQIKENERQKQSQALEQLARNKTFQTGNLNQALKEITEVAAHTVLVQRVGVWLYNEDHSAIECIDLYDVSKQEHTFGRSFFKANYPAYFQALEAERSIVVHDAIKDKRTQELSTSYLSVLGITSLLHTQIWLEGDLVGVVSYEHFGNIRQWTLEEENFADCIADCVTLAMEASERNTAQPALRKSEALFKAIFERSSIGIGLIDMKARIVDINPALCQILGYSRQELCGKRFTDYISHQRGDLALYRQLISGTRADAEQKDNRNCIEIERRFLHKDGGLVWTHLCVSMIPGSDGKPEFFLAMVEDITERKQTESKLRASQSAAEAGSRAKSEFLATMSHELRTPLNAIMGLSQLLQQEIVGSLNEKQKEYISCIHSSGEHLLAVINDILDLSKVEAGKEELSLIPLLVPELCNYVLSTVRDRALAKGLLLTSEIDPKADICIADARRIKQMLLNLLTNAVKFTPAGRVSLSIKKVPEGITFTVSDTGIGIDENQFQFLFEPFKQLDSKLNRQYEGTGLGLALTRKLARLHGGDVTVVSTLGKGSQFTLFLPDQGQEEAQSDEKVILSSSISTTKKRILLVEQEENTGIFLQDYLQIIGYQVEWINNGNSFLEQVQSLNPDLILLDGQLIGDVCSWDLVKIIREEPDLQHLPVVMTSTKELALEKVSGLQTGVNEYLLKPIRIVQLETMLKQYLS; translated from the coding sequence TTGCAAGGTCAAGTGGTTTTTAATCAGGAGCGACAAACGCAGGTGATGCTAGTTAAAGATATTACAGAACACAAACAAGCCCAAGAGGCTTTGCAGATCAAAGAAAACGAACGCCAAAAACAAAGCCAGGCATTAGAGCAATTGGCAAGGAACAAAACCTTCCAAACAGGGAACCTGAATCAGGCATTAAAAGAAATCACAGAAGTTGCTGCTCACACAGTCTTAGTGCAGCGAGTTGGGGTGTGGTTATACAACGAAGATCACTCAGCCATTGAATGCATTGATTTATATGATGTGAGTAAACAAGAACATACATTTGGTAGGTCTTTTTTTAAAGCGAATTATCCTGCTTATTTCCAGGCTTTGGAAGCGGAACGCAGTATTGTAGTACATGATGCCATCAAAGACAAAAGAACCCAAGAATTATCCACATCTTATCTTTCTGTATTGGGCATCACCTCCCTACTGCATACACAAATTTGGCTGGAGGGTGATTTGGTGGGAGTAGTGAGTTATGAACACTTTGGCAACATTCGCCAGTGGACATTAGAGGAAGAGAATTTTGCTGATTGTATTGCAGATTGTGTGACACTAGCTATGGAAGCGAGTGAGCGCAACACTGCACAGCCAGCATTGCGAAAAAGCGAGGCGCTATTTAAGGCGATTTTTGAGCGTTCCTCTATCGGCATCGGATTAATAGATATGAAAGCACGGATAGTAGATATTAATCCGGCGCTGTGTCAAATTTTGGGGTACAGCCGCCAAGAGCTATGCGGCAAGCGTTTTACAGATTATATTTCACACCAAAGAGGAGATTTAGCACTTTACAGACAACTCATTTCAGGAACGCGTGCAGATGCAGAGCAAAAAGACAACAGAAATTGCATTGAAATTGAAAGACGGTTTTTGCATAAAGATGGTGGGTTAGTGTGGACTCACCTTTGTGTTTCGATGATTCCAGGTAGTGATGGAAAGCCTGAGTTTTTCTTGGCAATGGTTGAGGATATTACTGAACGCAAACAAACAGAATCGAAACTACGTGCTTCTCAATCAGCAGCAGAAGCTGGGAGTAGAGCAAAAAGTGAATTTTTGGCAACTATGAGCCATGAATTACGAACACCTCTCAATGCAATTATGGGCTTATCGCAGCTGTTGCAACAAGAAATTGTTGGCTCTCTCAATGAGAAACAAAAAGAATATATTAGTTGTATACATAGCAGTGGTGAACATCTGCTGGCAGTGATTAACGATATCCTTGACTTATCTAAGGTAGAAGCAGGCAAAGAAGAACTTTCTTTAATACCTTTATTAGTGCCAGAATTATGTAATTATGTTTTATCGACAGTGCGCGATCGCGCCCTAGCAAAGGGATTACTACTCACAAGTGAAATTGATCCAAAAGCGGATATCTGCATTGCCGATGCGCGGCGGATCAAGCAAATGCTGCTTAATCTGCTGACTAATGCCGTTAAATTCACCCCAGCGGGTCGAGTATCTTTGTCAATTAAAAAAGTGCCCGAAGGCATTACATTTACAGTTTCAGATACAGGGATTGGTATTGATGAAAATCAATTTCAATTTCTCTTTGAACCGTTTAAACAATTGGATAGTAAGTTAAACCGTCAGTATGAAGGTACTGGTTTAGGTTTAGCTTTGACGCGCAAACTAGCACGTTTGCATGGTGGAGATGTGACAGTTGTATCAACTCTAGGGAAAGGCAGCCAGTTCACTTTATTTTTGCCAGACCAAGGGCAGGAAGAAGCCCAATCAGATGAGAAAGTAATATTATCTTCTTCTATTTCTACCACGAAAAAACGTATCTTACTCGTGGAACAAGAAGAAAACACTGGCATTTTTTTACAAGATTATCTGCAAATAATTGGCTACCAAGTCGAGTGGATAAATAACGGCAACAGCTTTTTAGAACAGGTACAAAGCCTCAACCCAGATTTAATTTTGTTGGATGGGCAATTAATCGGAGATGTCTGTAGTTGGGATTTAGTAAAAATAATTAGAGAAGAACCTGATTTGCAACATTTGCCTGTAGTGATGACAAGTACCAAAGAACTGGCTTTGGAAAAAGTTAGTGGTCTGCAAACAGGTGTTAATGAGTATCTTCTCAAACCAATTCGTATAGTTCAATTAGAAACTATGTTGAAACAATATTTGAGTTAA